The Achromobacter pestifer genome includes a region encoding these proteins:
- the rodA gene encoding rod shape-determining protein RodA: MKRLGLILLRVFTAFDWPLLAILLMFAALGMTVMHSAVGGTDWRFAEQSRNFIIAFFAMWIMALIPPKWLMKLALPFYVVGVVLLLGVEFFGETSKGATRWLNLGVTRIQPSEMMKIGVPMMLAWYFQRHEGAVRIRDFLAAAAMLAAPFGLIVLQPDLGTALLVFGAGFFVIYFAGLSFKLLVPVMLAGIIGIGTLVYYEDQLCEPEVDWVVLHDYQKHRVCTLLNPSSDPLGKGFHTIQSMIAVGSGGMYGKGYMKGTQTHLDFIPERTTDFIFAVYAEEFGLYGGIAILVLYGLMMARGLTIASRASSQFGRLLVGALTMMLFIYVFVNVGMVTGILPVVGVPLPFMSYGGTALFTMGIAFGIMMSISRHRSAKT, from the coding sequence ATGAAACGCCTGGGCCTCATTCTGCTACGCGTGTTCACGGCCTTCGATTGGCCGCTGCTGGCGATCCTGTTGATGTTCGCCGCGCTCGGCATGACGGTCATGCATTCCGCGGTGGGCGGCACCGACTGGCGCTTTGCCGAACAGTCGCGTAATTTCATCATCGCTTTTTTCGCGATGTGGATCATGGCCTTGATTCCGCCCAAGTGGCTGATGAAGCTGGCCTTGCCGTTTTACGTGGTGGGGGTGGTGCTGCTGCTGGGCGTGGAGTTCTTCGGCGAAACCAGCAAGGGCGCGACCCGCTGGCTGAACCTGGGCGTGACCCGCATCCAGCCCTCCGAGATGATGAAGATCGGCGTGCCCATGATGCTGGCCTGGTACTTCCAGCGCCACGAGGGCGCGGTCCGCATCCGCGACTTCCTGGCCGCCGCCGCCATGCTGGCCGCGCCCTTCGGCTTGATCGTGCTGCAGCCTGACCTGGGCACGGCGCTGCTGGTGTTCGGCGCCGGCTTCTTCGTGATCTACTTCGCGGGCCTATCGTTCAAGCTGCTGGTGCCGGTCATGCTGGCTGGCATCATCGGCATCGGCACACTGGTCTATTACGAAGACCAGCTCTGCGAGCCCGAGGTGGACTGGGTGGTGCTGCATGACTACCAGAAGCACCGGGTGTGCACACTGCTGAATCCCAGTTCCGATCCCTTGGGCAAGGGCTTCCATACGATCCAGTCGATGATCGCGGTGGGCTCGGGCGGGATGTACGGCAAGGGCTACATGAAGGGCACGCAGACCCACCTGGACTTCATCCCCGAGCGCACCACCGACTTCATCTTCGCGGTGTATGCCGAGGAGTTCGGGTTGTACGGCGGGATTGCGATCCTGGTGCTGTATGGGCTGATGATGGCGCGCGGATTGACGATCGCGTCGCGGGCGTCTTCGCAGTTCGGCAGGCTGCTTGTCGGGGCGCTGACGATGATGCTGTTCATCTATGTATTCGTGAACGTGGGGATGGTGACGGGGATCCTGCCTGTGGTGGGGGTGCCGTTGCCGTTCATGAGCTATGGGGGGACGGCTTTGTTCACCATGGGGATTGCGTTTGGGATCATGATGAGTATTAGTCGGCATCGGTCGGCTAAGACTTGA
- a CDS encoding pyrimidine 5'-nucleotidase: protein MRAQRYLLRPALRVRRSRRTATGVSERLWLFDLDNTLHDTSHAIFPKIDHGMTMAVAEALNVDIDTANRLRSQYWKRYGATMIGMVRHHGVDPHEFLHRSHDFDVGPLVRSEKALAYKLSRLPGRKVLLTNAPLHYARAVLARLGILRQFDSLWAIEHMRLHGEFRPKPSPALLRHVLAREGVQARNAVLVEDTLANLRGARQAGLRTVHVYHPGTPFARGRSQRPAYVDLRVNSVSDLLLRRRPLRG from the coding sequence ATGCGGGCACAGCGTTACCTGCTGCGGCCGGCGCTGCGCGTGCGCCGCTCCCGCCGCACGGCCACGGGCGTTTCCGAACGCCTGTGGCTGTTCGACCTGGACAACACGCTGCACGACACCTCGCACGCCATCTTCCCCAAGATCGACCACGGCATGACCATGGCCGTGGCCGAGGCGCTGAATGTCGATATCGACACCGCCAACCGCCTGCGCTCGCAGTACTGGAAGCGCTACGGCGCCACCATGATAGGCATGGTCCGGCACCACGGCGTGGACCCCCACGAATTCCTGCACCGCAGCCACGATTTCGACGTCGGCCCGCTGGTGCGCTCGGAGAAGGCGCTGGCCTACAAGCTGAGCCGGCTGCCGGGCCGCAAGGTGCTGCTGACCAACGCGCCGCTGCACTATGCCCGCGCGGTGCTCGCGCGCCTTGGGATCCTGCGCCAGTTCGACAGCCTCTGGGCCATCGAGCACATGCGCCTGCATGGCGAGTTCCGGCCCAAGCCTTCGCCCGCCCTGCTGCGCCACGTGCTGGCCCGCGAAGGCGTGCAAGCGCGCAACGCGGTGCTGGTGGAAGACACGCTGGCCAATCTGCGCGGCGCGCGCCAGGCCGGCCTGCGCACCGTCCATGTGTATCACCCCGGCACGCCGTTCGCCCGCGGCCGTTCGCAGCGGCCGGCCTACGTCGACTTGCGGGTAAACTCCGTCAGTGATTTGCTGTTACGCCGACGCCCCCTGCGGGGATAG
- the slmA gene encoding nucleoid occlusion factor SlmA, with the protein MASKPGERKTQILQTLAEMLEQPHAARITTAALAARLEVSEAALYRHFASKAQMFEGLIEFIETSIFTLVNQIAIAEPHGLTQAHQTVSMLLTFSERNKGMTRVLTGDALVTEDNRLQERINHINDRIEASLKQSLRIAVTDGGLPPQANVAAHASLLTHLVLGRWLRYAQSGWRIAPTLHLDEQLRLALG; encoded by the coding sequence ATGGCGAGCAAACCCGGCGAGCGCAAGACCCAGATTCTGCAGACCCTGGCCGAGATGCTGGAGCAGCCGCACGCCGCACGCATCACCACGGCCGCGCTTGCCGCGCGCCTGGAAGTCTCCGAAGCCGCGCTGTACCGGCACTTCGCCAGCAAGGCACAGATGTTCGAAGGGCTGATCGAATTCATCGAAACCAGCATCTTCACGTTGGTGAACCAGATCGCCATCGCCGAACCCCATGGCCTGACGCAGGCCCACCAGACCGTCTCCATGCTGCTGACCTTCTCGGAACGCAACAAGGGCATGACGCGCGTGCTGACCGGCGACGCACTGGTCACGGAAGACAACCGCCTGCAGGAACGCATCAACCACATCAACGACCGCATCGAGGCGTCGTTGAAGCAATCGCTGCGCATCGCGGTCACCGATGGCGGCCTGCCGCCGCAGGCCAATGTGGCGGCGCACGCCAGCCTGCTGACGCATCTGGTGCTGGGCCGCTGGCTGCGTTATGCCCAAAGCGGCTGGCGCATCGCGCCCACGCTGCATCTGGACGAACAGCTGCGCCTGGCGCTGGGCTGA
- the argB gene encoding acetylglutamate kinase, giving the protein MTDTPDPAAVSSPAVKAAVLSEALPYIRRFHGKTIVVKYGGNAMTEERLQRSFAHDVVLLKLVGLNPVVVHGGGPQIDDALRRIGKQGTFIQGMRVTDAETMEVVEWVLGGQVQQDIVMMINEVGGKAVGLTGKDGGLIQAQKKLMANKDNPSEPIDIGFVGDITMVEPAVVKALQDDQFIPVISPIGYGEDGTAYNINADVVAGKMAEVLGAEKLLMLTNTPGVLDKGGKLLRSLSAQTIDELFADGTISGGMLPKISSALDAAKNGVNSVHIVDGRVPHCLLLEILTDQGVGTMISSH; this is encoded by the coding sequence ATGACCGACACCCCCGACCCTGCTGCCGTTTCGTCTCCTGCTGTCAAAGCTGCTGTGCTGTCTGAAGCACTGCCGTATATCCGACGATTTCACGGCAAGACCATCGTGGTCAAGTACGGCGGCAACGCCATGACGGAAGAGCGTCTGCAGCGCAGCTTCGCGCACGATGTCGTGCTGCTGAAGCTAGTGGGTCTGAACCCGGTGGTGGTGCACGGCGGCGGTCCGCAGATCGACGACGCGCTGCGCCGCATCGGCAAGCAAGGCACCTTCATCCAGGGCATGCGCGTCACCGACGCCGAGACCATGGAAGTGGTCGAATGGGTGCTGGGCGGCCAGGTCCAGCAGGACATCGTCATGATGATCAACGAGGTCGGCGGCAAGGCCGTGGGCCTGACCGGCAAGGACGGCGGACTGATCCAGGCCCAAAAGAAGCTGATGGCCAACAAGGACAATCCGTCCGAACCCATCGACATCGGCTTCGTCGGCGACATCACCATGGTCGAGCCTGCCGTGGTCAAGGCGCTGCAGGACGACCAGTTCATCCCCGTCATCTCGCCGATCGGTTATGGCGAGGACGGCACCGCCTACAACATCAACGCCGACGTCGTCGCCGGCAAGATGGCGGAAGTGCTGGGCGCTGAAAAACTGCTGATGCTGACCAACACCCCGGGCGTGCTGGACAAGGGCGGCAAGCTCTTGCGCAGCCTGTCGGCCCAGACCATCGACGAGCTGTTCGCCGACGGCACGATCTCCGGCGGCATGCTGCCCAAGATTTCGTCCGCGCTGGACGCCGCCAAGAACGGCGTGAACTCGGTGCACATCGTCGACGGCCGCGTGCCGCACTGCCTGCTGCTGGAAATCCTGACCGACCAGGGCGTGGGCACGATGATCAGCTCGCACTGA
- a CDS encoding Ldh family oxidoreductase, translated as MKISIAQANEYGRRVLTAQGVPEDIARDVAEHLVESDRVGYTSHGLSILTNYRRVLSEGLAQADGRPELINDRGAMLAYDGHHGLGQYVGKVVIEKAIERTQEHGQCILTLRHSHHLGRMGHYGELVAAKGLILLAFTNVINRSPTVAPFGGAQACLTTNPLCFAGPLPGGRPPFLVDMATSSIAVNKARVLAAKGEEAPPGSLIDAQGNPTTDPNALFTDPPGALLPFGGHKGYALGLVAELLAGVLSGGGTIQPQHPRTGVATNNMFALLLDPQVDFNTDWRSMEVGAFIDYLHACKPQPGVEGVQYPGEYEARNRALNEDTLTFDSRIWDGLTKLAVDLGVPEALPS; from the coding sequence ATGAAAATTTCGATCGCCCAAGCCAATGAATACGGCCGCCGCGTGCTGACGGCCCAGGGCGTGCCCGAGGACATCGCCCGCGACGTGGCCGAGCACCTGGTCGAGTCCGACCGGGTGGGCTACACCAGCCATGGCCTGTCCATCCTGACCAACTACCGGCGCGTGCTGTCCGAGGGCCTGGCCCAGGCCGACGGCCGGCCCGAACTGATCAACGATCGCGGCGCGATGCTGGCCTACGACGGCCACCACGGGCTGGGCCAGTATGTCGGCAAGGTCGTTATCGAGAAGGCCATCGAGCGCACCCAGGAGCACGGCCAGTGCATCCTGACCCTGCGCCACAGCCATCACCTGGGCCGCATGGGCCACTACGGGGAACTGGTGGCGGCCAAGGGCCTGATCCTGCTGGCCTTCACCAACGTGATCAACCGCTCGCCGACCGTGGCGCCTTTCGGCGGCGCGCAGGCGTGCCTGACCACCAACCCGCTGTGCTTCGCCGGCCCGCTGCCCGGCGGCCGTCCGCCGTTCCTGGTGGACATGGCCACCAGCTCGATCGCCGTCAACAAGGCGCGGGTGCTGGCCGCCAAGGGCGAGGAAGCCCCCCCGGGCTCGCTGATCGACGCCCAGGGCAACCCGACCACCGATCCCAACGCGCTGTTCACCGACCCGCCCGGCGCCCTGCTGCCGTTCGGCGGCCACAAGGGCTACGCGCTGGGCCTGGTGGCCGAGCTGCTGGCCGGCGTGCTGTCCGGCGGCGGCACGATCCAGCCGCAACATCCGCGCACTGGCGTAGCGACGAACAATATGTTCGCGCTGCTGCTGGATCCGCAGGTGGACTTCAATACTGACTGGCGGTCGATGGAGGTGGGCGCGTTCATCGACTACCTGCACGCCTGCAAGCCGCAACCGGGCGTCGAAGGCGTGCAGTATCCGGGCGAGTACGAAGCCCGCAACCGCGCGCTGAACGAGGATACGCTGACGTTTGATAGCCGGATCTGGGACGGTTTGACCAAGCTGGCCGTCGACCTTGGGGTGCCTGAGGCGTTGCCTTCTTGA
- the mreC gene encoding rod shape-determining protein MreC: protein MQRQGTPPLFRRGPPAEVRLVVLVILALALIVMDSQWRMLEPARKAISVALYPFQRAVMAPRDLVQQVNEWVNAANLIRSENEALQRQRIELAQVTSHGAQLAAENAQLRRLLGVTDTVAQSAVVVEVMYEPTNAFTQRLVFNKGSKAGLAPGMPVIDEGGVVGQIVRVTPMTAEAALVTDEQVSIPVQLLRNGLRLIAFGGNSPGKMEVRYLAANADIKEGDTIVTSGVGGLFPAGLPVAKVTSVERDTASGFARAVCEPLAHPERYRHFLVLQVDVERAESNRQEVDSGGSD from the coding sequence ATGCAACGACAAGGGACTCCTCCCCTATTCAGGCGCGGCCCACCTGCGGAGGTGCGGCTGGTCGTTCTGGTCATTCTTGCTTTGGCCCTGATTGTCATGGATTCGCAATGGCGCATGCTGGAACCGGCGCGCAAGGCGATATCCGTGGCGCTCTATCCGTTCCAGCGCGCCGTCATGGCGCCGCGCGACCTGGTCCAACAGGTGAACGAATGGGTCAACGCCGCCAACCTCATCCGTAGCGAAAACGAAGCTCTGCAGCGTCAGCGCATCGAACTGGCCCAGGTGACCTCGCACGGCGCCCAATTGGCCGCGGAGAACGCGCAGTTGCGCCGCCTGCTCGGCGTGACCGACACCGTGGCGCAATCTGCCGTGGTGGTCGAGGTCATGTACGAACCCACCAACGCGTTCACGCAGCGCCTGGTGTTCAACAAGGGCAGCAAGGCCGGCCTGGCGCCAGGCATGCCGGTGATCGACGAAGGCGGCGTGGTCGGGCAGATCGTGCGTGTTACGCCGATGACCGCCGAGGCCGCGCTGGTCACCGACGAACAGGTATCCATTCCCGTACAGTTGCTGCGCAACGGCTTGCGCCTGATCGCGTTCGGCGGCAATTCGCCAGGCAAAATGGAAGTCCGTTACCTTGCAGCCAATGCCGACATCAAGGAAGGCGATACTATCGTCACCAGCGGCGTCGGCGGCCTGTTCCCGGCCGGTTTGCCCGTGGCCAAGGTGACCTCGGTCGAACGCGATACCGCCTCCGGCTTCGCGCGCGCCGTCTGCGAACCGCTGGCTCATCCCGAACGCTATCGCCACTTCCTGGTTTTGCAGGTGGATGTGGAGCGTGCCGAGTCCAACCGTCAGGAGGTCGATTCCGGTGGATCGGACTAA
- the mreD gene encoding rod shape-determining protein MreD: MDRTNQSSGQARRRLGTPSNVQPDRLSGPAHGVFVWGTVLLAWLVSLLPWRLWQGAPDVLLLIIAFWCVHEPRRVGLFTAFFFGLLMDVHDAGLLGEHALSYTLVAYGAVVLHRRLQRFDLWSQAMHMLPVFFIARFVTQIIHAWLAGKWPGWDWGVSVLLTAALWPLAGWVLHLPQRGVDDAESSSA; this comes from the coding sequence GTGGATCGGACTAATCAATCTTCGGGGCAGGCCAGGCGCCGCCTGGGCACCCCCAGCAATGTGCAGCCCGACCGCCTGTCCGGCCCGGCGCACGGCGTGTTCGTTTGGGGTACGGTGCTGCTGGCGTGGCTGGTGTCCCTGTTGCCCTGGCGCTTGTGGCAGGGCGCACCCGACGTGCTGCTGCTGATCATCGCCTTCTGGTGCGTGCACGAGCCGCGCCGGGTAGGCCTGTTCACCGCGTTCTTCTTCGGCTTGCTGATGGATGTGCATGACGCCGGCCTGCTGGGCGAGCACGCGCTGTCCTACACGCTCGTCGCCTACGGCGCCGTGGTGCTGCATCGGCGGCTGCAGCGGTTCGATCTCTGGAGCCAGGCGATGCACATGCTGCCTGTGTTCTTCATCGCCCGCTTCGTGACCCAGATCATCCATGCGTGGCTGGCCGGCAAGTGGCCGGGTTGGGACTGGGGCGTGAGCGTGCTCCTGACCGCCGCCCTCTGGCCGCTGGCGGGCTGGGTCTTGCACTTGCCGCAGCGCGGTGTCGACGACGCCGAGTCTTCCTCCGCCTGA
- the mrdA gene encoding penicillin-binding protein 2 → MFEFKKTGQQQKQRFRLRAWVGGLFALACFGVLIGRFWYLQVDRYEGLSERADRNRIAVVPIPPRRGEILDRNGEVLARNYRTYTLEVVPAHAGNLSQLFERLTEVVYISPADQRRFKRRAAESSRYASLQLRNNLNETEAAWFAAHSFQFPGVELRARWVREYPQGASAGHVVGYIGRIAEGDNEELERAGQLGNYRGTEVIGKKGIEKTWEEQLHGRTGLEEVEVTAGGRPMRTLRRIDPVPGSDIMLSIDMGLQKVAEQAFEGQRGALVAIDPDTGEVLAFVSQPSFDPNLFVDGIDVDNWRMLNESPDHPLINRPLYGTYPIGSTYKPFVALAALELGKRRATDRISDPGYYEFGGQKFRNAGGAAYGMTDMHKAIVVSSDTYFYSLGPEIGVNALHDFTKQFGFGQITGIDLEGEKRGVLPSTDWKRSAYKDKDRQRWYAGETISVAVGQGYNAFTLLQLAQGTSTLANNGLYRRPHLVHAVRDPRTGVAKPTESAPDYRIPLKQANVDVIKSAMADVVRAGTARRAFANTPYQAAGKTGTAQVFSLRGGHYRASAIDERLRDHALFMGFAPLEHPRIAVALIVENAGWGASVAAPVARKVFDYWLAKDRQDKIVRPERADPLASVEEIASDVVRQ, encoded by the coding sequence ATGTTTGAATTCAAGAAAACCGGCCAGCAGCAGAAGCAGCGTTTCCGCCTGCGCGCCTGGGTGGGCGGGCTGTTCGCGCTGGCCTGCTTCGGCGTGCTGATCGGGCGGTTCTGGTATCTCCAGGTCGACCGCTACGAAGGCCTGTCCGAGCGCGCCGACCGCAACCGCATCGCGGTCGTGCCCATCCCGCCGCGGCGCGGCGAGATCCTGGACCGCAACGGCGAAGTGCTGGCGCGCAACTACCGCACCTATACGCTGGAGGTCGTGCCCGCCCATGCCGGCAACCTGAGCCAGCTGTTCGAACGCCTGACCGAAGTCGTGTACATCAGCCCGGCCGACCAACGCCGCTTCAAGCGCCGCGCCGCCGAGTCCAGCCGCTACGCCAGCCTGCAGCTGCGCAACAATCTCAACGAAACCGAGGCCGCGTGGTTTGCCGCGCATTCCTTTCAGTTCCCGGGCGTGGAGCTGCGCGCGCGCTGGGTGCGCGAGTACCCGCAGGGCGCATCGGCGGGCCATGTGGTCGGCTATATCGGCCGCATCGCCGAAGGCGACAACGAAGAACTGGAGCGCGCCGGCCAGTTGGGCAACTACCGCGGCACCGAGGTCATAGGCAAGAAGGGCATCGAGAAAACCTGGGAAGAGCAGCTGCACGGCCGCACCGGCCTGGAAGAAGTCGAAGTCACCGCGGGCGGGCGGCCCATGCGCACGCTGCGCCGCATTGATCCGGTGCCCGGCTCCGACATCATGCTGTCGATCGACATGGGCCTGCAGAAAGTGGCCGAACAGGCGTTCGAGGGTCAGCGCGGCGCGCTGGTCGCCATCGACCCCGACACGGGCGAGGTGCTGGCCTTCGTCTCGCAGCCTTCGTTCGACCCGAACCTGTTCGTGGACGGCATCGACGTGGACAACTGGCGCATGCTGAACGAATCGCCGGACCATCCGCTGATCAACCGGCCACTGTACGGCACCTATCCCATCGGTTCGACCTACAAGCCTTTCGTGGCCCTGGCTGCGCTCGAACTGGGCAAGCGCCGCGCCACCGACCGCATCTCCGACCCCGGCTACTACGAATTCGGCGGCCAGAAGTTCCGCAACGCAGGCGGTGCCGCCTACGGCATGACGGACATGCACAAGGCCATTGTCGTGTCGTCCGACACCTACTTCTATTCGCTGGGCCCCGAGATCGGCGTGAACGCGCTGCACGATTTCACCAAGCAGTTCGGCTTCGGCCAGATCACCGGCATCGACCTGGAAGGCGAAAAACGCGGCGTGCTGCCCTCGACCGACTGGAAGCGCTCGGCCTACAAGGACAAGGACCGCCAGCGCTGGTACGCGGGCGAAACCATTTCCGTGGCGGTGGGTCAGGGCTATAACGCCTTCACGCTGCTGCAACTGGCGCAAGGCACCTCCACGCTGGCCAACAACGGCCTGTACCGCCGTCCGCACCTGGTGCACGCGGTGCGCGATCCGCGCACCGGCGTGGCCAAGCCGACCGAGTCCGCGCCCGACTACCGCATTCCCCTCAAGCAGGCCAACGTGGACGTGATCAAGAGCGCCATGGCGGACGTGGTGCGTGCCGGTACGGCGCGGCGCGCGTTCGCCAACACGCCTTACCAGGCGGCCGGCAAGACCGGCACCGCGCAGGTGTTCAGCCTGCGCGGCGGCCACTACCGCGCCAGCGCCATCGACGAGCGCCTGCGCGACCATGCCCTGTTCATGGGCTTCGCGCCGCTTGAGCATCCCCGCATCGCGGTCGCGCTGATCGTCGAGAACGCCGGCTGGGGCGCCAGCGTCGCCGCGCCGGTCGCGCGCAAGGTGTTCGACTATTGGCTGGCCAAGGACCGCCAGGACAAGATCGTGCGGCCCGAGCGCGCCGACCCCCTGGCCTCGGTCGAAGAAATCGCTTCCGACGTGGTGCGCCAATAA
- a CDS encoding DASS family sodium-coupled anion symporter, whose protein sequence is MTAQAAVPASQAPKKTKIPIGLIAGVLVMIGVLMMPLPADLPVAGHRMLAILAFAVVVWITEAVSYEASAIMITTLMAFLLGTAPTIKDPQVIYGTSAAISMALAGFSNSALALVTGALFIAAAMTFTGLDRRIALVTLARVGTSTRRILIGCIAVTIVLSLVVPSATARSAAVVPIMMGVIAAFGVDKRSNIAAGIMIIVAQATSIWNVGIQTAAAQNLLTVGFMEKMLGERVAWSDWLIAGAPWSLIMSAVLIAVVLKLLPPESDSIAGGKEAVAKSLLELGPMTGAQKRLMAVSLMLLLFWSTEGKLHKFDTTSTTYFGLVLLLLPRFGVMTWKDVQSRIPWGTVIVFGVGISLGTALLTTQAGQWLGNQVVAHTGLDHLGPLAIFAVLAAFLIIIHLGFASATALTSAMLPILISVLATLPGDFSRLGMTMLLGFVVSYGFILPINAPQNMVCLGTETFNAKQFAKVGIIVTIVGYLLMLLMGMTYWRWLGWL, encoded by the coding sequence ATGACCGCGCAAGCCGCCGTCCCTGCCTCGCAAGCCCCAAAGAAAACCAAAATTCCAATCGGACTCATTGCCGGCGTCCTAGTGATGATCGGCGTGCTGATGATGCCTTTGCCCGCCGACCTGCCCGTCGCGGGCCACCGGATGCTGGCCATCCTGGCATTCGCAGTGGTGGTCTGGATTACCGAAGCCGTGTCCTACGAAGCCAGCGCGATCATGATCACGACGCTGATGGCCTTCCTGCTGGGCACGGCTCCGACAATCAAAGACCCGCAAGTCATCTATGGCACCTCGGCCGCGATCAGCATGGCGCTGGCAGGCTTCTCGAACTCGGCGCTGGCGCTTGTCACCGGCGCCTTGTTCATTGCCGCTGCCATGACCTTCACCGGGCTGGACCGGCGCATCGCGCTGGTGACCCTGGCCAGAGTAGGCACCAGCACGCGCCGCATCCTGATCGGATGTATCGCCGTGACCATCGTGCTGAGCCTGGTCGTGCCCAGCGCCACCGCGCGCAGCGCGGCCGTGGTGCCCATCATGATGGGCGTCATCGCGGCCTTCGGCGTGGACAAGCGCTCCAACATCGCCGCCGGCATCATGATCATCGTGGCGCAAGCCACCAGCATCTGGAACGTCGGCATCCAGACCGCCGCCGCACAGAACCTGCTGACCGTCGGCTTCATGGAAAAGATGCTGGGCGAACGCGTGGCGTGGTCGGACTGGCTGATCGCCGGCGCCCCCTGGTCGCTGATCATGTCGGCCGTGCTGATCGCCGTCGTGCTCAAGCTGCTGCCGCCGGAAAGCGACAGCATCGCGGGAGGCAAGGAAGCCGTCGCGAAGTCGCTGCTTGAACTGGGCCCCATGACCGGCGCGCAAAAGCGCCTGATGGCCGTGTCGCTCATGCTGCTGCTGTTCTGGTCGACCGAAGGCAAGCTGCACAAGTTCGACACCACGTCCACCACCTACTTCGGCCTGGTCCTGCTGCTGCTGCCGCGCTTTGGCGTGATGACCTGGAAAGACGTGCAATCGCGCATCCCATGGGGCACCGTGATCGTGTTCGGCGTCGGCATCAGCCTGGGTACCGCCCTGCTGACGACCCAGGCCGGCCAATGGCTGGGCAACCAGGTCGTGGCGCACACCGGCCTGGATCACCTGGGACCGCTGGCCATCTTCGCGGTCCTGGCGGCCTTCCTCATCATCATCCACCTGGGGTTCGCCAGCGCCACCGCGCTGACCTCGGCCATGCTGCCGATCCTGATCTCGGTGCTGGCCACGCTGCCGGGCGACTTCAGCCGCCTGGGCATGACCATGCTGCTGGGCTTCGTCGTCAGCTACGGCTTCATCCTGCCCATCAACGCGCCGCAGAACATGGTGTGCCTGGGTACGGAAACCTTCAACGCCAAGCAGTTCGCCAAGGTCGGCATCATCGTCACCATCGTCGGCTACTTGCTGATGCTGCTGATGGGCATGACCTACTGGCGCTGGCTGGGCTGGCTGTAA